One region of Pan paniscus chromosome 5, NHGRI_mPanPan1-v2.0_pri, whole genome shotgun sequence genomic DNA includes:
- the SOX4 gene encoding transcription factor SOX-4 has translation MVQQTNNAENTEALLAGESSDSGAGLELGIASSPTPGSTASTGGKADDPSWCKTPSGHIKRPMNAFMVWSQIERRKIMEQSPDMHNAEISKRLGKRWKLLKDSDKIPFIREAERLRLKHMADYPDYKYRPRKKVKSGNANSSSSAAASSKPGEKGDKVGGSGGGGHGGGGGGGSSNAGGGGGGASGGGANSKPAQKKSCGSKVAGGAGGGVSKPHAKLILAGGGGGGKAAAAAAASFAAEQAGAAALLPLGAAADHHSLYKARTPSASASASSAASASAALAAPGKHLAEKKVKRVYLFGGLGTSSSPVGGVGAGADPSDPLGLYEEEGAGCSPDAPSLSGRSSAASSPAAGRSPADHRGYASLRAASPAPSSAPSHASSSASSHSSSSSSSGSSSSDDEFEDDLLDLNPSSNFESMSLGSFSSSSALDRDLDFNFEPGSGSHFEFPDYCTPEVSEMISGDWLESSISNLVFTY, from the coding sequence atggtgcagcaaaccaacaatGCCGAGAACACGGAAGCGCTACTGGCCGGCGAGAGCTCGGACTCGGGCGCCGGCCTCGAGCTGGGAATCGCCTCCTCCCCCACGCCCGGCTCCACCGCCTCCACGGGCGGCAAGGCCGACGACCCGAGCTGGTGCAAGACCCCGAGTGGGCACATCAAGCGACCCATGAACGCCTTCATGGTGTGGTCGCAGATCGAGCGGCGCAAGATCATGGAGCAGTCGCCCGACATGCACAACGCCGAGATCTCCAAGCGGCTGGGCAAACGCTGGAAGCTGCTCAAAGACAGCGACAAGATCCCTTTCATTCGAGAGGCGGAGCGGCTGCGCCTCAAGCACATGGCTGACTACCCCGACTACAAGTACCGGCCCAGGAAGAAGGTGAAGTCCGGCAACGCCAACTCCAGCTCCTCGGCCGCCGCCTCCTCCAAGCCGGGGGAGAAGGGAGACAAGGTCGGTGGCAGTGGCGGGGGCGGCCatgggggcggcggcggcggcgggagcaGCAACGCGGGGGGAGGAGGCGGCGGTGCGAGTGGCGGCGGCGCCAACTCCAAACCGGCGCAGAAAAAGAGCTGCGGCTCCAAAGTGGCGGGCGGCGCGGGCGGCGGGGTCAGCAAACCGCACGCCAAGCTCATCCTggcaggcggcggcggcggcgggaaaGCAGCggctgccgccgccgcctcctTCGCCGCCGAACAGGCGGGGGCCGCCGCCCTGCTGCCCCTGGGCGCCGCCGCCGACCACCACTCGCTGTACAAGGCGCGGACTCCCAGCGCCTCGGCCTCCGCCTCCTCGGCAGCTTCGGCCTCCGCAGCGCTCGCGGCCCCGGGCAAGCACCTGGCGGAGAAGAAGGTGAAGCGCGTCTACCTGTTCGGCGGCCTGGGCACGTCGTCGTCGCCCGTGGGCGGCGTGGGCGCGGGAGCCGACCCCAGCGACCCCCTGGGCCTGTACGAGGAGGAGGGCGCGGGCTGCTCGCCCGACGCGCCAAGCCTGAGCGGCCGCAGCAGCGCCGCCTCGTCCCCCGCCGCCGGCCGCTCGCCCGCCGACCACCGCGGCTACGCCAGCCTGCGCGCCGCCTCGCCCGCCCCGTCCAGCGCGCCCTCGCACGCGTCCTCCTCGGCCTCGTCccactcctcctcttcttcctcctcggGCTCCTCGTCCTCCGACGACGAGTTCGAAGACGACCTGCTCGACCTGAACCCCAGCTCAAACTTTGAGAGCATGTCCCTGGGCAGCTTCAGTTCGTCGTCGGCGCTCGACCGGGACCTGGATTTTAACTTCGAGCCCGGCTCCGGCTCGCACTTCGAGTTCCCGGACTACTGCACGCCCGAGGTGAGCGAGATGATCTCGGGAGACTGGCTCGAGTCCAGCATCTCCAACCTGGTTTTCACCTACTGA